One window of the bacterium genome contains the following:
- a CDS encoding chemotaxis protein CheA, with protein MDQSLKDFVAEAEDILDNLDESISLLMDIDPDDHRKPDIINAVFRHAHSIKGLSGMFNLEGVSSLSHKMENLLDSLRLDKIPLSDHVVELLGQGFQNLVRMVRAISEGRGDISVELGDYLKELEQLEKGEENTQDNDLSTFIGIPSGITDILSEYEEHRFRDNIKRGMPFFRVSCSFPLDTFDVQLEALGSAIREMGELLTTLPQTNLGGDGNIGFTLYFTSREPEGEVMKTVGSDERTLESVPYLGGTPSGPGNQVIDTDTPARFEEGSFEDEIRGVSQTVRVDIGKLDYLMNLVGELVIMKSGFVNIAQRLRNLGDAIPSDLMMDFGKSTTNMEKKLVDLRDGVMDIRMVPMGQLYNRLQRVSKKIAKDLGKKVNLQFVGHETELDKMIMEEMVSPLLHIVRNSLDHGIEDVEVRRSKGKPDTGNIKVSAYQQGNHVILEVEDDGKGIDLVRIKKEAVRRGDVKKDEIYTEDEVLGFLFKPGFSTKEGVTEISGRGVGMDVVRKELEKVGGAVEIRTTVDKGTRVILTLPITLAILQALLIRNGDRIFAVPMGSVQETIELTREVIKTMQGQEVITLRDRTLPLIRLEKVFSLPPVTEGKSIYVVIVAMANRSMGLVTGDLIGKQDVVIKPLGDSFSKSVGLAGAAELGDQSTILVLDVAGLMTEAIRLGAMGKRAH; from the coding sequence GTGGACCAGTCATTGAAAGATTTCGTCGCCGAGGCGGAGGACATTCTGGACAACCTGGATGAGTCCATCAGCCTGCTAATGGATATTGATCCGGACGATCATCGCAAGCCTGATATCATTAACGCTGTTTTCAGACACGCTCACTCCATCAAAGGTCTTTCGGGTATGTTCAATCTGGAAGGGGTCTCCTCACTTTCACACAAGATGGAAAACCTTCTGGACTCTCTCAGACTGGATAAGATCCCTCTCTCGGACCATGTGGTGGAGCTCCTGGGACAGGGTTTTCAGAACCTGGTGCGGATGGTGAGGGCCATAAGTGAGGGGCGTGGGGACATATCTGTTGAGCTGGGTGATTATCTCAAGGAACTGGAACAACTGGAGAAGGGTGAAGAGAATACGCAGGACAATGACCTTTCCACCTTCATCGGCATCCCTTCCGGTATCACTGACATACTGTCCGAATATGAGGAACACCGTTTCAGGGACAATATAAAAAGGGGTATGCCTTTTTTCCGCGTGAGCTGCAGTTTTCCTCTGGATACTTTCGATGTCCAGTTGGAGGCACTGGGGTCCGCCATCAGAGAAATGGGCGAGCTGCTCACAACACTGCCGCAAACGAACCTGGGTGGGGACGGTAACATCGGGTTCACCCTGTATTTCACCTCTCGGGAGCCCGAAGGTGAGGTCATGAAAACCGTGGGGAGCGACGAGAGAACTTTGGAATCGGTCCCTTACCTGGGAGGAACTCCATCGGGACCCGGAAATCAGGTGATTGATACTGACACCCCGGCAAGGTTTGAAGAAGGTTCCTTCGAGGACGAAATTAGGGGTGTCAGTCAGACCGTTAGAGTGGATATAGGAAAACTTGATTACCTTATGAACCTCGTGGGGGAACTGGTCATCATGAAATCCGGTTTCGTCAATATCGCCCAACGTCTCAGGAACTTGGGGGACGCTATTCCCTCCGACCTCATGATGGATTTTGGGAAGAGTACCACCAACATGGAGAAGAAGCTCGTAGATCTCCGTGACGGAGTTATGGATATCAGGATGGTACCCATGGGACAACTTTATAACCGTCTCCAGAGGGTATCAAAAAAAATTGCGAAGGATCTTGGGAAAAAGGTGAACCTTCAGTTTGTGGGTCATGAAACCGAACTGGACAAAATGATCATGGAAGAAATGGTCTCCCCTCTGCTTCATATAGTGCGGAATTCTCTGGATCATGGGATCGAGGATGTCGAGGTTAGAAGGTCCAAAGGGAAGCCGGATACAGGAAATATCAAGGTTTCGGCGTATCAGCAGGGGAATCATGTCATCCTCGAAGTGGAGGATGACGGTAAGGGAATTGACCTCGTCAGGATCAAAAAGGAAGCAGTCAGGAGGGGTGATGTTAAAAAAGATGAGATTTATACTGAAGACGAAGTTCTCGGTTTTCTTTTTAAACCCGGCTTTTCCACCAAGGAGGGTGTAACCGAAATCTCCGGCCGCGGAGTAGGGATGGACGTCGTCAGGAAAGAGCTGGAAAAGGTTGGCGGAGCGGTGGAAATCCGCACAACCGTTGATAAGGGTACCCGCGTGATCCTGACCCTGCCGATCACCCTGGCCATCCTTCAGGCGCTTCTCATCAGGAACGGAGACAGAATCTTCGCTGTCCCCATGGGATCTGTTCAGGAAACCATCGAACTTACCAGGGAAGTGATCAAAACGATGCAGGGGCAGGAGGTGATAACCCTCCGTGACCGAACGCTGCCTCTGATCCGACTGGAGAAGGTTTTCAGCCTCCCCCCTGTTACCGAGGGAAAATCCATCTATGTGGTTATTGTAGCTATGGCCAACAGAAGCATGGGGCTTGTGACGGGAGACCTCATCGGCAAGCAGGATGTGGTCATAAAACCTCTGGGTGATTCTTTTTCCAAGAGCGTAGGTCTTGCCGGCGCAGCAGAGCTGGGTGATCAATCGACGATCCTCGTTCTGGATGTAGCCGGTCTTATGACGGAAGCTATCCGACTTGGTGCCATGGGCAAGAGGGCTCATTAA
- a CDS encoding response regulator translates to MAKKILVVEDSPMTRSLIISSLEEVGDFIIIEAANGFQALRKLPEVSPDLVITDINMPDINGLEVVRFVKQSENFKHIPVIIVTTEGRDVDKERGLRLGADKYLVKPFQPVQLQQFVQELLG, encoded by the coding sequence ATGGCTAAAAAGATCCTTGTAGTTGAAGATTCCCCGATGACGCGATCCCTGATCATCTCCTCTCTTGAGGAGGTGGGGGATTTTATCATCATCGAGGCTGCCAATGGGTTTCAGGCGCTGAGAAAGCTGCCCGAAGTGTCCCCCGATCTCGTTATCACCGACATCAATATGCCTGATATCAACGGGTTAGAGGTGGTCAGGTTCGTCAAACAAAGTGAGAACTTCAAACATATACCGGTGATCATTGTCACCACAGAGGGCCGGGATGTGGATAAAGAGCGTGGTTTGCGTCTGGGCGCGGATAAGTACCTCGTTAAACCGTTCCAACCTGTCCAGCTTCAGCAATTTGTTCAGGAACTCCTGGGTTAG